In Ochotona princeps isolate mOchPri1 unplaced genomic scaffold, mOchPri1.hap1 HAP1_SCAFFOLD_5872, whole genome shotgun sequence, the genomic window AGCACCTCAGCAACAGATAGAGTATTATTAGCATAACCTGTGACAGAAGAATATGTGGGCTCAAACAGGAGGCCTTGGGCTAGGGAAAGAGGGTCATCCTTCTCAGGGGTCACTGAACCCTACCCTGGCTCAGTCTATGTCCTCTAATCCTACTTTATATTACTCTCCTAAAGACCAGTCATTTGGGGGAAACTGGAGCCATCAAatccttcttccttccccagcGCAGGGGTGGTAGATACTAACATGTCACAATCAAAGAAATGTGGTTTTTGAAGATGCCCATCTGCCTTCTATCCCTGGGACCTCAGACAACATACTTAGCCTCTCAAAACCTCTGAAGGCCTCAATGCAGTAAAAATTTCTACTTCAGggacctgcattgtggcacagtaggttaagctatcACTTGCGACTCTAGCattccaattcaagtcccagttgctttcctttcaatccagctccctgctatccAGCAAGAGACAGCCCAAGTAttttggcccctgccacacacgtggaagatctgaatggaattccagattcctggcttcaatctgacaAGTTCCAGTCTTTGCAgtcctttgggaaatgaaccagtgggtgaaagattctctccctctgtcactatgcttttcaaataagtaaaatgaaccctttcagatttattttattttcattggaaagtcatatatacagagaggaagagagacagagaggaagatcttctatccattgattcactccccaaacggccgcaacaactggagctgcactgatctgaagccaggagactggaccctcttccgggtctctcacccaggtgcaaggtcccaaagctttgggctgtccgcgactgctttcccaggccacaagcaggaagctggatgggaagcggggctgccaggattagaaagagcacccaaatgggatctcagtgcgtgcaaggcaaggactttagctgctaggctaccgtgccgggcccaaaatattttttttttaaactgctacTTCACTACCATGAAGGTTAAGAAAGACGGAGTAAGCTGTGGCGCCATCATCCCATACTTTGCTTCTAAACAAGCTTTCTGCCAATATGTACCTGGTGAGGCAGTGGGTGAAGGCTCAAGGACTCGGGTCCTTGCCATGAATGTGTGAGATGTGATGGGCTTTCAGGCTTTCCAGCTtgtgcctggcctagccctggctgttgcaggcattgagagagtgaaccagctgacggaaGGTCTCTTTATAGTCTATTTCCCTTGAACTttcgaataaaatgaaaatgagcacAAAAAAGAAGATGGAGTATGCAAGACAGCTGGCATGTTCACCACACATTCCTTCTCCAACGCATTCTTGCATGGGAATTCCAAGCTTACTAAACCCAGCCCTACACCAGGccatcctgccctgccctgccctgtcctgccctccctcacagccaacaccctgcccccaccctttccctttgtctctcctcctccatcacCTCTAAAGCATTCACAGTCCTCAGCCCAGGACAGAGgaccagcagcagctcagctctccccGCTCAGCTCTCCCTGAATCTGTTCCAGCCCACTGAGAAGATGAAGGTCTCCATGCCCACCCTCTGcctccttgtcctcctcctcACCACTCGAGTTCTCTGCAGCCAGCCAAGTAAGTCAGTTTGTCCCTGAGAACAGGACACAGAAAGGGGAATGGGCAGGTGGCAGAGAAGTGACACCAGGAACCCTTGCAAGTACTGGCCTTACACCCCAAgagtctctctccccttcctgcaCAGCAACTGTCTTTGGGGTCTCTGAGCTGCACCTAGTCTAGATCCTTCTGGGGCTGGGTAGTGACAGGAAGCTTGACCAGGTAGGTGACCCGGAGCCCTGTGGTCCTGTTGTCCACTCCAAGAGGAGGTTATGTGAAGCCTCCAGAACAAGGAAAGATGTGGATAGGACCTGGAGGTGGGGGTAGAGGGGTGGTAGAGAACTGGATTCATTTAGCTGGAatccactctctctttctcccagtaACTATGAGGCCCTGATAACTATGGGAGGTATGAATATACTTGTTCCTCCCACAAATACCCCTTGACCTGCTCTAGCCCTTCCTGCCCCCTTTACACTGCCCTCAACATGGAGTCTGGTCTTCTTCTGCCTGCATAAACTCTAGGGAGTGAGGGTCATATGTGCCAGGCAAGCCATGCACAAACTCTCAGTGCAACGTAGGTCTTTTTAAACTTTGCTTGATGAACCTGGGATGTAAACATGAGTACTGGGGACCTGTGTGCACCTAGTGGGTGAAGGAGCCAGAATTGCCTTCTGGGAGATCAGACCCAGGGAGAGCATTTAGGCTTCCAGGGAGAGGAAATGGGACAGCCACACACTGCTCTCCAGATGGCACACACCGGGCCTGGGGGAGGCCTCTGGCCTGGCCTCCCAAGTGGTCCTCCTAACTGATGAGCAGTCAGAGGAGTAACAACAACCAACCAAGGCCAGTTGCTGCACGCACCGAGAGAAGGGAAAACAGGGGCAATGTCCATGACAGAAGCACAAGCAGCATAAGTGTTGGCTCTCAGCTGTAACCAGGGTCGGCAGCTCTGAGCCTGGGGCTCTGTCAGcagctcctctcctcctcttcactAGGACCCAAGGAATTTCTCTCCATCCCCATGTACTGGCTAAGCAAGCCAAAGTCCAAACGAATTAAGAAATGTGCCCACGATTGAGACTGTAACTGGGATTCGAACTCACGCAGTCTGAGCTGCAAGTCTAACTCCTTCATCTTGCCTTGTActtccttcttcccctcctctctgacaACCCTCCATACCTCTAGCAGGAAGGCCAGACACCCCCggctccctcccacacacagctGTGTGATGCGGCCTGGTgctccctttcttttcctctccccttCATTCCAGCCTCCCAGACTGCTCTGTGCTCCCCAAGAATGCTgcatgtccctcccttcctggcctcCCCACACCCCTTCTTCCAGAAGCCACAAGCCCTCTGTTGAAAGCAGCTAAGTCACTGGCCTGCTTCGGGGCTTCCTCAcgtgctggggccaggctgggcgtGGTATATTCTGTTTCCGCTGTTGCTGGTGCCCAGGGCTGCTCTCTCCTGGTCCCTGTCCTGTGGTTGTGCTCAGCCTTTCACCTTCTTTTTGTGCCTGGACCAGTCTGTGAGCCACTCGAGGGGCCTGGTTGGGTCTTCCATATGAAACAAGAACTCAACAACACAGGTCCATGAAACCAAGTCCAAAAGGACACAAAAGGGTGAGTCAGCTGCCTCCCCCGGGGTCATCAGCTGAAGAGCATAACCAAGATACTTCTCCCTGGGGATGGTCCAGAGGCTGAAGGCTCTACATGTGTGAATCCAGAGGAGTCTCTCTTGCTTGCTTCCCCTGTTGCCCATCTCAGCGTCAGCAGTCCTTGTTCACCTGAGGAGTACAACTGAcgggagacagagggaggcagccacggttttcctctctgcttccctggCTCAGAGCACAAAGAGGTGATTGCCAGAATGCCTATTGGGATAAACCTGTCAGCTGACTGCTGTCTGAACTTCTATAAGAGAATACTGCCAAGGAGACTGCTGAAAGGCTACCGGAATGCATTCAGATGCCACCCACCAGCAATCATGTGAGCACCTATCAGTGTGTAGGCAAGAAGAGACacctggggcagggacaggatgGCTTGGGCAAAGGGGTCTCCACTCTACAAGCCATGGAGTACTGGCTAAGGGTCTGGGCTGAAAATCACACGTGCCTGGGTTTGGTTCTTGATTTTGCCACTCTAGGCTGGGTGGCCCAATAAATGGTGACGTACACATGAGAATCCAGACTGAGTAGGGACAGGCTGGTGAGGTCTGGAGGCCAGGAGTGGCGTGGAATGGGGGGGGTGAGCATCTATAAAGAATAAAAGGCAGCCAAAGGGAGCCCATGGATTGGACTTCAGCCCAGCCCGCAGCCATGACCGCTAACTCTGCCCCCACAGTTTCGTCACCATAAAGAACCGTGAGGTCTGCACCAACTTCGAAGACAACTGGGTCCAAGAGTACCTCCAGGATcctgacctgcctctgctgcctcccagtaccCTGGCCTGAAGTTAAAACCATCTGATGAAAAAGcaaccagccccagccctggcccagcccctcctcccctggGAGGCTCAGCCTTGGGTTTGGAGATGGAAAGGGGTAAACCTGCACCAACATAGGCAGCCTCTCAGTCGGAGGCAACACAATCACATTGAAACAGGCCAGTgatcaaaataaaagcattttgaatattttctattttcttaaagatgtatttatttgaaagaccgaaCAACACAAACAGGGGGAacgacagagggagagagatttttccattaggtaactcactccccaagtggccgcaatactCAGGgctagcccaggccaaagcccaggagccaggatctccagccagatctcccacaggggtgtcagGGGCTCAGTACTTGAACTGTatttttgctgccttcctagggacagtagcagggagctggctcaaatcaggactcaaaccggcactcagatatgggataccagcttaACCCACTTCACCACAATGCAGCCCCCATTCTTAACACCAAAACATCGTCTTTCACACCTCCTCTTTGCTCTGTCTTCATCTTatcagcacatgccagcacaatGGCCATTCTAAGGAACGATCTGCTCTGGCCTAGGAGTCTTACCCAGGTAAGCCCTATGGATGTCCTGATTTTTGCTATCCATCCTCATTCCTTTTCTGGATgtaattttcttcttctcttttcttttttttttttttttttttttttatcttagctGTTTCTTGAAGGCCAGGGTGGGAATACTCACATTGTTGCCTCTGTGGCAGTTTTCTAGCTCTGCCCATATTTGGTCTCCCCTTGGCTGGCAGAGGACGGAGAACTAAGGAAGAGACTCCATTCTCTGGCTCCCATGTAAAACATCGCAGGGAAGATACAGGGCATTGGCTGGGGAAAGACTCTTAGTCCAAATCACAAACTTGCTATAAATCAAACCCTTTTATTTGCCAACTTGATTCTTAACTTTGTCTCTTGTGAAGGTGAAGGAAATGTATAATCATTGCAAATGccctcccccccaacacacacacacacacataaccacCTGTCTGCTGTTGTACTCAACAGCTGGAAGCAGACTCAGATGAAATTCAGCATTCTCCCAACATGCTGTGGGGAAGGCAACACAAAAACCAGGCAATAATGCTAGATAACAAAGTGGAACAAAAACACTTGGTGAAGCCATCCTTGCAAAGACTGCACATGAACTGGAATCTAGGAAGTATCCATAACTTCCCCCAGTGGCTACATGAGTCACACAGGAACCTGTGGTCCCATGGCCCAAGTCCATCTACATacacagcaaaaaaataaaaagtcaccaTCTTAACCATTTTTAAGTGCTTAATTTAGTACATGACCATTGTTGTGCAGCCATCACATCCATTCCTCCTCTCTAGAATCATCCCAAACTGAAGCTCTGTAACCACTAAACATTAGCCACCCCCTCAAACTTCAGTAACCAGGATTCTGCTTCTATCTCAGGAATCTGACAACTCCAACACCTCATACAAGTGTCAGTCCTTCTAGGACTGGCTGAATTTTTCAGAACCTGGCTCCTTCCAGGATCACCCCTGTGGCAGCCTCTGACTGACCTTCATTCCCTCACAGAACTGAGTGAGAGTCTGTGGCATTTTATCTCCCACATTATGTtgctcatccatccactgatggaCACTCAGCTTCCGTTACTTACACAAAAGACACTTAACTTGTACAGTAAGCCAGCAGCTGTCATGTTGGCCAGGCAAGGACTCTGTCCCATGTGCTGGTTGACCTTGACCCACATAGGGGTCCTGGGCTATCTGCTTTCATCCCTCCGTGGACTGTGAGTTCCTTCTGGATCTCACAGCTAATTATCATGGGGCCCTTCTCTCCAAGGGTTCATGGCTGAGCAACAACAGAATCACTAACACTGTACCAAGCCTGGGCTTTTGCTTGCAGAGGCCAGAGTGGACACAAGGGCTAGAACAACATCCACGTGTATCCCAAGGCAGCAGGCAGTTTCATAGCCCTTAGTCATCACTGGGCTCAATGTCAGTGAGCCAGCGTTCAAAGTTCTAATGGACAGGATAGGTGGGGATGGAAAACAGGAAGCACAGGGCCAGGGTTCCAGCAAGTTGGGACAGGAAtgccattgtctttttttttcttcttcttcttcttctgttcaTCAGAGGAGTTCAGGACTTAAACATTAATCTAAAATGTGTTTAACTGGGAATCTACAGATGCAAGGTCAAACCCACACCCAGCTAACACAAAGCTTGCTAGAAATACCGAATTGATAAGATGGGAAAGACAAGGGTCTTCCTGTGTAttcaattgttttgtttttaaatatttacttatatatttattcatttatttgaaagtcagagttatagggtGGAAGGGGGAAGAGAAGGAGACATTTTGCAACACCAACACACCCCcaagatggctgtaacagccagagctgggccaaccaaagtcaggagcagcaCCTGTGTCTCGTATGTGgctgcagaggtccaagcacttaagccttcatacacacacacacacacacacacacacacacacacacacacactctctctctctctctctctctctctctctctctctctctctctctctctctctctctctctcttcctcattctgaccagtagatggaagatctctctttctcagcCCACACCAATTACCCTGAAGGGCAGGTCTCATCATATAAACCCACTCCCAAACAGCTGATGAGAGTGTCAGCCCTGTGGGACAGGATGGCCAGTACATGGGAAGGAGTGGAGAGGTCGGGCTGTAACAGGGCCTCACTCTCGGAGAGGGGCAGCCCCAGGTTGGTGAGGGCCACCCGCAGCAACATGAGGCAGCCATCAGTACAGAAGGGAAGAAACtcaggaagcagctctgggtgACACAGAAAGCATTTTGTTGGGAGTCACAGGGGCTGGGCACAGGCCCCCTCTACATAGCATCTTGCACACCACAGGGACTGGGGCCAGGTAGTCTGAGAGTGGCTACTACATATCCTGCTCCTGCAGGACCCTTCGCACCGTGCAGGCTGCACACTACGTACCTATTCATGAAATTCACATCAAGACTAGGTTGGGATTGCAGGTAGAAGCCAGTGTGACAGGGTCAGGCATTATGGTGCAGTAGGCTAAACCACTacatgtgatcctggcatcccatataagcactagtTAACattccagcagctctacttccaatccagttcccagctaatgcacaacagaaacaaacacgagatggtccaaatacttaaGCCTctgcacacaggagacctggatggagtttctagctcctggctttggctgatcAAGCCCTAACcgtggtagccatttggggagtgacctagctgatagaagatttctctctaacactgcctttcaaatatataaattaaaaaccaCAATGTGTTGAGCCCCTTCTGGCTGCAAGTCAGAGCACCAGGGTAGGGACGTGTCACCACAGAgatggcatttatttatttattttatgatacagttccaaaagttctgggatttctcctttcccctactaatttccc contains:
- the LOC131479301 gene encoding C-C motif chemokine 16-like is translated as MKVSMPTLCLLVLLLTTRVLCSQPKHKEVIARMPIGINLSADCCLNFYKRILPRRLLKGYRNAFRCHPPAIIFVTIKNREVCTNFEDNWVQEYLQDPDLPLLPPSTLA